The genomic interval ACATCACTCTGACAATTGTTATTTCATGGAAAATAAAGCTATGCTTTAGCAATTAAATGTAACCACTCTGACAATTGTTTTCTTAAGGAAAATAAAGCCGTGATTTATGTCGTTTTTTACAGTAGCTTTTGAATGTAACATCACTCtgataattgttatttcattggaAATAAAGCTATGCTTTAGCAATTAAATGTAACCACTCTGACAATTGTTTTCTCAAGAAAAATAAAGCCgtgatttatgttgttttttacaATAGCTTTTGAATGTAACATCACTCTGATAATTGTTATTTCATGGAAAATAAAGCTATGCTTTAGCTATTAAATGTAACCACTCTGACAATTGTTTTCTTAAGGAAAATAAAGCCgtgatttatgttgttttttacaATAGCTTTTGAATGTAACATCACTCTGATAATTGTTATTTCATGGAAAATAAAGCTATGCTTTAGCTATTAAATATACCAATCTGACAATTgtttttttaaggaaaataaagccgtggtttatgttgttttttacaATAGCTTTTGAATGTAACATCACTCTGATAATTGTTATTTCATGGAAAATAAAGCTATGCTTTAGCTATCAAATGTAACCACTCTGACAATTGTTTTCTTAAGGAAAATAAAGCCATgatttatgttgtgttttttaACTAGCAATAGCTATTAAATGTAATCACTCTGACAGTTGTTTTCTTAAGGAAAATAAGGCCGGATTTTTGCTTTGTTTGTACgtattgtaaatgtaaaatagCTCTGATATTTAACCTGAAAGAgttctctttatgtaataaagcttttatatacatatatgtatattttgttttatcctCTAGTCTTACTTTCCTAACGAATATCTAATAactttgatatttatttcatcagAGTTGATTAATCTTTTGGTCTATGTCGTCGTTAGATCATATTTATGTAACTTACTGCATTTTTTAGATGCACTGTGGTTAAACATCAACATCTTGTATATTGATTGTGTTGTAAAGCaatgtgtgtctgtgtgtgttcgggtttaacgtctttttcaacaatttttcagtcatattagaGTATAGACCGCAGTGTTGTACAGTGAGctcaatgcccaactttatagtgctgcctcactggaatatcatgccgtagacacgtggcatgataccccacccagacacattatacagacaccgggctgacaagtcctggcactatcctcttaatgctgagcgccaagcgaggaagctacaagTGCCGTATTTTACGTCTTTGGtgatgcggccggggatcgaacccacgacctcccacacgtTGTAAAGCAATATACGCCATATCATTTATTCCACAGTCCCTCACTAAGGCGTACATACCGGTCAAGAATTCAAAGACCAGCAGGGATCCATTCAGCGGTTTAGTCCTTTAATGCCGAGCGAATAATACATTTTGCGTGTGCATTTCAATTCATACagttccctttatttcaaataaaacttgttaagcatcatgAACATCAAGTAGACATGCGCATCAGTTTTGTGTTCAGTTGATTTAATTTGTCCCTTTTTGACTTGATAACATTATTGAACAAATGCATAGATgagcagtctgatcaagatctacactggtcagaaaggcagaatcaatcgtgtccaacaTGAGAAGGGTTAAAACGTCTTTACAATATGATGTAACTGTTGATCCCTGAACTGGTTTCTACACAGAAAGGAATGCACATGTTAGGCGGTATAACATTCAAGTGAACTATATTATGGTGCCAAAtgtattgcaaaaaaaaacagcacAAATGCAGCGATACTTTGGCTTTATCAATATTGCACAGTATAGATTTacataaattgatataaaaagGAAAGCACATGTTCCATGTATTTAAGTAACATTTTCTGAACGTAAATGCTTCTAATTAGTAACTACTATGATAACAACAACTTGCAACTTTTATCTTCCTTAATTTAACACATTGCCATCTCCCTACATTGTAAGTGTggtgtgtttattttatattatacagaCGCAAATGCTTTACTTAAAGGGGGATGTTCATTTCCCAGGGAAACATATTAGCACTCCAgcatgtcaataattaatagtcatcagcaaattggatactcagttagtggtcagccagatatatttatcttgcatattaattaccatcaCATGTGTTTTATGTTTTGGCTTGGTGTTAAcagtactttcttttttttcaagataaaatagAGATTGTGGAAACGATGCTTTTTGCTGctgtagtattattttctttgcaatgccaTTCTCGCTAATAATTCTTTGAGGTCGTGTAGTCacggtcagtaaaatttaattcgTCAATAGTATATAActactgaaacaaaatgcaagCACCAAGTTGGTTATAGTGCAATTTATTATGGatgcatttcataaaaaatagcatgatgtaatcaATGATTAATTATATTGTCCATGTAAACAATGCAATATTATTTGGTATTcctttttataatattatgacggcaaattttatatctttataattaagtGAATTCTTATGAATtctattttagaataaatttgcagtataaaatccTCACAGTATAATACATAGAATGAATTCAATACATTGTACACTCAAAGTGGACACCATGTAATGTGCTGGTATGAAACCTGGCCCGGGATTTCAACAAATACTTTCACTCAACAGTCgaatttcaattctaacacgactagcaaataacctacatacatgtagagcaaaatctatctctggttattctgcaataaaccactcgcgtgcaatgacgtcatccgatcaagGTGCGTGTcatggtcgtaaaaagtagttaccattgtTTCTAACACTATTGATACtattatgtcgtgttagaatcgaaataataagttcccaagtgtgatttatcgtagaataaccagagtttttcgttcttatgcgaaaaaATATaccactcaggcctacggccttcgtgctATATTCTTAAGcgtaagaactcaaaactctggttattctacgataaactacATTTGggaaattattatttcttaaatatacgaAATGCGCTATTATTTGTCTAAGATTGCAAATGTAGATAAGAAAGACCTATGGAAATGTTGtaagtagaaaataaaatttggtacCTTTTTTGGACTGTTTTACCAGTctagatgtaattatttaaactgagAGCCACATTCCGCACTCAGACTCTGGTAAATTATAGTTATACTATATGATTACAATGTACTGAActatacttgaaaatgtaaaagaccaATGTAACAATCACATATTCTTGCCCTCAAAATGGTGTCATTATGCACCTCAAAagaggaaatttcacattttattcttgtGGCTGTATAAGTTACACgattacatgtatttgattattAATGACAACCCTGTCGGCAGTtgtgaattatatttcaaaacagggtaacagggaaaaatgaataaacaatcaaataaacaataataagaaaaactatttctgataaaaaaactaactattcgtctctgtagaaattgttcttgaaatgcataaaataaaatggaaacatCTCGCATATTAGTGAACACTTTGGTCCTTGATCACATGCGTTCTGGCTGGGTACATACTGGCTACTTTGACAATTACCAGTTAGTATATCAATGTACTTTTGTTGTTCATTGCAAgtatatagtatacatgtatagtacatATTCCTGACTTAAGCTGGAAATGGATGGTCATGTTTGCTTCCAGTTATCATCGGTAATATAACATTGTCAAATGAAACAATGATTCATAATAATCTGACAATCCCCCTTTAACAGACGCATGCGCTATATAACAGACATATACGCTATATCTAGCTGACACATACGCTCTGTTTAATGGGCGCATTCGATCTATTTACCAGACGCATACGCTGTGTCTAACAGACACGTATATTCTATTTAACATATGCGTACGCTTTATTTAATAGATGCTTACGCTTTATCTAACAGACACACACGTTCTATTTAACAGACGCATAAGCTATATCTAACATAGACATGCGCTCTATTTTACAGACACATTCACTATATTTAGTAAATACATAGTAGTAGAAATTATTACTGTTTCTGTTGTGAGATCACTTTTATAATacaacttatttttttattttcgtgTGTCAAAATAATCAAGATGAAGGTTATTAATATGACCATTTGTGACAAACTTAAGTTAATATTTTTCcgtttttaggctggcgaacacgttcgccagactattattacCACAAATCGAAAGTCACAAAGATCAACCGAGTGCTGAGACTgacaaaataaatcatttcatgcgcaattcaaatagttccgtCATGTATATCAGTCTTACCACGGATTTGTTTACAGATTGTTAAACTCatctgtttcaataaaaaaaaattaaccgtTTTATTatcgtgtttttcttttaaagaaaaaatatttgaaagtaaaaacaaacgTTTATAAAGGCGTCGCTTATTATATATTCAAACTTAGAACGCGTTTCTTAATTAGACTGGTGTGACGTCACTCTACTTGTTCtggtttggatgaaattggcctagcggtttatgaggagatgtcttttaaagtaaaagtttacggacggacgccggacggtgagtgatcacaatagctcaccctgagcctttggctcaggtgagctaaaaagtcattgaaaaagattatctttttttacatttttaaaacttagCTTTTAAGATGACACATAATTGCACATTataaactctctctctctctctctctctctctctctgtctgtctgtctgtctctctctgtctgtctctctctgtctgtctgtctgtctgtctctctctctctctctctctctctctctatctatctatctatctatctatctatccatcTATCTCTGCTTTGTACGTACGTGTACGTTGCTTTACTACACGTCCTGTCAGATATCCACACATCCTCAATTACTTCATCAGTAAATCCTATCCAGACCACGTTATATGTAACACCAAAATCGTGTCCACTGTCTGTACACAATTTAAAGATGAAATCGTTCTCCTCCTTGCTTTGAATATCAGCTACACTTGCTCCTTGTGATGAACACTTCTCTCGTGCATTATCGTACGTTACTGTATCCTCAACGTACAAATAACAATATGATTTGAATTGAGTCCACCCTGTGGGACATGATAACAAAAAGCCACTGATTTGGTCTAcactttgttttaatttgtttatttcaagtcTTTGTTCATTTATAAATTTCTCCTTCTCTTGAATTTCAGCACTTAACTTGTGTAACATAAGTGTGCAAGTCTGTTTTATTTCGGCGCTTACATTTTCTTTAATGTCCACAATCTCTGAACTGAGAGAAGACATATTACTTTCTATATCTTTTTCCATATTGATCATACTTGCATTCATTgtgttaaagtttgtttgcaatccACCGACAACTTTTGCATGTATTGCTTGTTCGTGACTTCTTAAATCACTTCtgatttcagaaatgcttttgtTTATCATATGTCCTTGTTCCTGTATGACGTTTTCAAATATCTCTATTTTCTCTCGTAGCCATTTCTTTTCATTCGCAAATCCTATAGATACACGTGCTTTATCAAACCTTTGCAATTCAGTGGTTTTAGAAGAGTGATATTTTATCTCCTGTCTGTctcctttttgcattttattggaACAAACTTGATCCTTTGTATAAACAAGCGATTTATTTAGCGCCTCAATATCTCGTTCGAGGTCAGTATTCACGCGCACTTCTACCACATTCATCCTCTGTTCCAAAACCCCAAGCCTTCGTTTCAGAGAAGTACTACCTTCAACATTCATGACACTTCTTGTCGCAAAGAAAAAGCATTGCAAAATAATCCTCATTTTTCGCATTCattaatcaaacatttttatctgaattaaaaaaaataacgcCTAAGTGTTCTATTCTTATGAAATTCTGGATTTTTTCGAAATTTCAAGGAAATACGGGAAATTTGCATATCACACAGAACAAGTTTAACATCTGTTACAAAGCGGTTAAATTCACATAATGCGAACTCTCCAAAAAAACGAACAAATATCTACGAAGAtattttgagactggtttccacGTCTGTTTGGAACGATTTTCCTTGATAACAGCTTAAGGATTTGGTATACCGTGTTACCGttgcattttgttaatttgtactTGGTTCTAAATAAATAGCAACTGTGTAAAAGTTGCAACACATAAATCTCTAAAGGAAATTTGTACTGCATAAAAAGGAAAGGATGTCTTTAATCAGTTTGGGACGTTACTCCTTGTGTggcttatcaaataaaataaatttaactgACAATGATATTACCCTAATGTCACTGCAACAGTATGCTAGCAGGGTGAATGTGCGCACATAGTTATTGAGGAAATAAGACTTTCATCATTCAGACCTCATTAATTTAATCTATGTCCGCCATTAACATAGATATGATGCGTTATCTGGTTGGAGTTACACGTTCCCGTGATAAACATGCAAATAATTGCAAATAAATCCACGAACTCAAAGAGATAAGTAGAAATCAAATTGGATGTTGATATACGTAActtttttaagtaaaattatGTCAAGCATGAAGATTATCAGGGAAGTAAATGTACTAGGATCTTTTATTTCTACAACATTTTCAGACACTTGTAGATTTCTCACACATTTTTCTCAGTATGATATACGTTTTTGTTAACATCGATTATAATGGCAATTATAATGGTACCTCTTTTAAAAAAGACTGAACCTGTTTGACATACACTATTGATTACACTAtagcaaaaacattttttaatttatctataTACGAGGAGCGTTTGAGAATTTGTCACACcctatatagctcccttcggatatagctccccGAGGAGCTGTTTTTTTGGAACACGTTTTCGTATACAGCTCCTTGGGacagaggagctgtatacgaaCGCAAGCATGTACAAACCCGAATATGACTCCCTACACATGGACAATTTAAAATACTATAACAGTACTTGGTCAGCTACTCAACATTCGTACACTCATGTACCCACTCGGTCGGTTACTCAACATTCGttcattcatgtactcactcaacatccgtAAATGTATTATCTACTTACTCGGTCatttactcaacatccgtacattcatgtactcactcggtcacttactcaaagTCCGTACATTCATGTATTCAttcggtcagttactcaacattcgtgcattcatgtactcactcaacatccgtAAATGTATTATGTACTTAATCGGTCACTTACTTAACATCCGTACATTCATGtcctcactcggtcacttactcaacatccgtacattcatgtacttactcggtcagttactcaacattcgtgcatTCAAGTACTCACTCAACGTCCGTACATGTAGTCATGTACTCACTCAGTCAGTTACTCAATATTCGTGCATTCATGTGCtcactcaacatccgtacatgtattatgtacttactcggtcagttactcaacatccgtacatgtattatgtacttaCACGGTCACTTACTCAACGTCCGTACACTCATGTattcactcggtcacttactcaacatccataCATTCATGTTCTAACTAGGTCATTTACTCAACATTCGTgaattcatgtactcactcaacatccgtacatgtattcatgttctcactcggtcagttactcaGCATTCATGCATttatgtactcactcaacatcagttcatgtattcatgtactcactcagtcagttactcaacattcatACATTCGTGTACACTCTCAATTTACTCACTTGGTTTGCGACTTCCAGCTTTTAGCTAGTTTCATCTTGAACAGAGATTTTATTCATCTGCGTTGTACAAAAACACATTTGATTCCTAATTGGTTTGAATATGTTTCTAGAAGATTATAGTTCCTGTAAGCATATACATAAATAGCGGGCATGATTAGCCCAAATATTGGAACTGTTtgtaatataatgtattttaccTGCAACTGTCATATAGTTTTATATCAGAGATATTTTGATATCATGTTGTAGAATATTATATTctaattcttaatattttttttatggggTATAGTTTATTCAGAAAAAATCAATTCAAATATTACAAACAAGCTCTATGGCTTTTTCAATACTAAACTAACATTGGTATCACTACTTACtgcaaagtttaaacaaaataaatcattctgacaaaaaaaaatttaaagcagaGTTAATAATATAACTGTGACACATTGATAATAGTTTAACAATTTCATATGAATATTACTATTCAATTCTACATTACTGATTATAAAAAGTTGTTAATTTACCCCATTTTTCTACATATTCAGTCAACTATCTGTCTGCTTTTAAAACTACATtcttttaaaaactacatttcatttttatgtctACATAATTCCGAATGTTACATatgatataaacatttacaatatgaattccaacattgttcaaaatatcttgcaaaaaaaacaacaaaaaacatttactACGAGAGAAAAACATGACAAACTTATCAACACGATAtctaaatattcatataaaaggTTTCTTCTCCACACTAATAAATTTATGcttaaagacaaagaaaatctcctatataagtgacccccacacccccccaaataccagactttttaatccccaatatacaagatcctgtcttgtccagtctgataagggtccataaaacccctgtagacttgacatgtagcctaattattgtcagagaatcataaattttattgcctacaggtaaattggttatttcctgtgttttgcattttattaattgaaatgctgttgttttttttagtcttttttcagcatgtacacaaaattttaattgttaagatgctaattttgattgctcagtcatgtgagtaatgtcctggccaattaaattataactcttatagcaaagcaattctaactataaaataattattcaaaacttaataagagaaattacaaatttgtttattcaatgattatgatctttttatcaaaagtaacacaataaaaacaaaaaaaaagataattgctggattttattagaaattaaagaagcgttcagttgcatttttaatagatagaGAAGGTATATAGAccgaaggatgttatatattaaaaatgcttaattcctcttgtgttgtttaaataatgttaactttcttttatgtataataaaatccagcaataaagatatatcattgttcaaaatacacaataatttattacttctaaatgctatgtgcctgaatgcattttttatatttttgataataataaacagcaataatgagatgtaattgttaaaaaacttactttattaaaaatatgataaaacactattgtatcttatcactttgtttatttagccctaattcaatcaagctttctaaactcgttataaaggtgagaactgatttgttataaaggtgagaaatatcacctgcaatttatttactgcacagtagctatacagtagcttattatgataaacagaagcaagtctaccaatggtcccgacttgtgtattAGCCCTTATCGCCAATAAGGGCTCCATAtaatctccataggccacataccaggcataccagaatcagtgtctttaaggtattagatcactaatagtaatgtttacaaaatggcctttgcttgttatattctgaaaggtaactgtgttttgcactatattgcaatttttaaacaacttttaccgtgccgttttttataaattttgtataacttatggtatctcctcaagctcaagtagagacaaatttc from Mercenaria mercenaria strain notata chromosome 2, MADL_Memer_1, whole genome shotgun sequence carries:
- the LOC128549870 gene encoding low affinity immunoglobulin epsilon Fc receptor-like, with protein sequence MNVEGSTSLKRRLGVLEQRMNVVEVRVNTDLERDIEALNKSLVYTKDQVCSNKMQKGDRQEIKYHSSKTTELQRFDKARVSIGFANEKKWLREKIEIFENVIQEQGHMINKSISEIRSDLRSHEQAIHAKVVGGLQTNFNTMNASMINMEKDIESNMSSLSSEIVDIKENVSAEIKQTCTLMLHKLSAEIQEKEKFINEQRLEINKLKQSVDQISGFLLSCPTGWTQFKSYCYLYVEDTVTYDNAREKCSSQGASVADIQSKEENDFIFKLCTDSGHDFGVTYNVVWIGFTDEVIEDVWISDRTCSKATYTYVQSRDRWIDR